The genomic segment tcttttatATAATGGCATATAAGGAAGAAACTGTAATTTAGATGAATGTTTAGTTCCCTCCCCTATCTCAGGCCATGAGGTAACAAATCAAGACATGAAGAAGTTACTGCTTCCACATACCTTATccacaaaacatttcatttgctCCAACAGCAAAAATCTccagcaaacacaaacacagccaGCTAAGAACCCCAGTTTAAGCTGTTTACACTTAATCCAGTAAAAGTTGTCAGGAACTCATTAGGGACATGCACAAATGGTGCCTCACTGTCAGATCAATGGGTAGGGAAGACCAAGATCAAATGTTCTTACATCAACAGAGCTGGATTGAAGCGACAGCACCTGCCCACAGCTGGCTTTAGATCACAGGGAAGCATAAAGCAGTCTCTGTACAATATGTTTAAGTGCTCACCTAGGAATCAGAGCTTTGGCTTCCTCAGCTGTCTCAGGACACAAGTTAGCCAAACATGCCAATTCAAACTTATGGAGCTTCTTCTGGAGCAGCAAACTGTAAGAAAGACAACAACTTGATGAaattacaaaacagaaatataaaaggGCATAAACTAAACCAAATGGATATCTTTTTTCACACTGCTTCTGGCACTGAAGTTAGGTTTTTTCAGGAGGAAATACTCATTATATAATTGCatagaggaataaaaaaagtcCCATCTGCTAAATCCACTTACCCTGAATTACGCTGCAAAGTCTAGAAAATCCTCCCATTTAATGCAGTCAGCTAtcactgaaatactgaaaacaaagcagttcACAAGGCTTAACCTGGACAAAACACAACCTACTGTCAAGAATTATGATCAGATTTCCTGCCTCTTCAGAAAGAATTAAAGAACGAAGCAGGAAACACCACTAAACTGTACTTTCATAAAGCATTATGAGCATTATTCATAGATGAAATTCTCCAGTGAGTGTTATTCCCTGTCCTTCCCGCTCACCTGCGCACACTGGCGATGGTTTCCCGGTTTTTGAAGCGGCTGAAGCGCGCTGTGTAATTCAAGGTTTTCATGAAGACTTCAGACAGCTCCTGCTCATCCTCTGCGCTCTCGTTCTGCTGCTTACGATGCTCGAGCAGCATGTGCACCTCCGAGTTCAGAAGAGTTTCTGCGGTTTCAAATTCTGCAGTCGAATGAGAGAATGCCAGCACCAAGGGGGAAGCGCAAATGAAAAGGAGAATTACGGAAATTTTGCACCAAAATCTAGCTCTGGGCAATAAAGAAGTGAACAATGTGTTTTATGGCAGTTGTGTGAGCCCTTTCACCAGTGACTGGGCAGCATTTCATACtgaaaatgctaataaaaattACACCACTTCGAGTGACAATCTGAGGTGTTCATCTTTTGATCTCATATTTTACACTTATGGCCCTAACATTAtgatttttcatggttttgcaGTATGTTTTCCTCACTCTTTTTTGGCAGAACTTAAAGAATGcataaaatgcttcagaaaaaaaaaatttagaactGCAATACTCAAAAAAATTTAGAAGCAATGCCTGTGGCCTTCAGAAACCTCTgatttattgaaataaatacagatgttttgagtattttaaaaaaggtttcatTTACTTAAAATGTTAATTGACCTACTCCAATtttattatcagaaaaaaacttttaacCAACCTTAACAGActctcccccccctttttaaccagctttgttttcattcatcATCACTATAACCACTATATGTGTTCCAATAACAACAAGGTCTTTCAATATCAGCAGTATGAGCTGTTCAAAAGCAGCAGTGTCAAAGGCTGCATCCCAGGGTGCAGACACAGGGCAGTGCTAGAAAAGGACTGGCAAACCATATTTTGCATTGAGCAGTAAGTTAGCTTAGTCTGAACATGAGTAGGCTACAGATTTTAGTACTCaagaatataaaaaaccccagtgtttcAGGGCTACACTTTTGTTCATAACTCAAAAATGCAGCACAGtgcccatttt from the Chiroxiphia lanceolata isolate bChiLan1 chromosome 10, bChiLan1.pri, whole genome shotgun sequence genome contains:
- the POLR2D gene encoding DNA-directed RNA polymerase II subunit RPB4; this encodes MAAGGSDPRAADVEEDASQLVFPKEFETAETLLNSEVHMLLEHRKQQNESAEDEQELSEVFMKTLNYTARFSRFKNRETIASVRSLLLQKKLHKFELACLANLCPETAEEAKALIPSLEGRFEDEELQQILDDIQTKRSFQY